One genomic window of Halolamina sediminis includes the following:
- a CDS encoding NCS2 family permease, with product MGLTETLADYFDLDSHDTTVRTELLAGLTTFLTMSYIVVVNPAVLANAITIEGIGDGRIRAMLAVVTIISAATATLVMALYANRPFAQAPGLGLNAFFAFTVVLGMGVPWQTALAAVVVEGVIFIALTAVGAREYVIKLFPEPVKLAVGSGIGLFLALIGFESMRVVAGDPATFLTLSPVFAKDPVALISVAGLLFTFGLYARGVRGSIVVGILGTTVAGYAAAALGYTAYNPENVAGASIATDIFLTGSTTTYSLAAYDIRPLAGAFVSGFANVDAFTFALIVFTFFFVDFFDTAGTLVGVGQAAGFLDDDGNLPDIDKPLMADAVGTTVGGMLGTSTVTTYIESATGVEEGGRTGLTALTVAGLFVLSLAFVPIAAGIPEYASHIALVVIGVVMLGNAVEVAWDDLTYAIPAGMTIMVMPFTFSIAYGIAAGIVSYPIVKLAAGERKEIHVGQWLLAGAFVVYFAVRTSGVM from the coding sequence ATGGGTCTCACAGAGACGCTGGCCGACTACTTCGATCTGGACAGCCACGACACCACCGTCAGGACCGAACTCTTGGCGGGGTTGACCACGTTCTTGACCATGAGCTACATCGTGGTCGTCAACCCCGCGGTGCTCGCGAACGCGATCACGATCGAGGGGATCGGCGACGGCCGGATCCGGGCGATGCTCGCCGTGGTCACCATCATCTCGGCGGCGACCGCGACGCTAGTGATGGCGCTGTACGCCAACCGCCCGTTCGCGCAGGCGCCCGGGCTGGGGCTGAACGCCTTCTTCGCGTTCACGGTCGTGCTCGGGATGGGGGTCCCGTGGCAGACCGCCCTCGCCGCAGTCGTCGTCGAGGGGGTAATCTTCATCGCGCTCACCGCCGTCGGCGCGCGTGAGTACGTGATCAAACTGTTTCCCGAACCGGTGAAGCTCGCGGTGGGGTCGGGGATCGGCCTCTTCCTCGCACTCATCGGCTTCGAGTCGATGCGGGTGGTTGCGGGCGACCCAGCGACGTTCCTGACGCTCTCGCCGGTGTTCGCGAAGGACCCGGTGGCGCTGATCTCGGTCGCGGGCCTGTTGTTCACGTTCGGGCTGTACGCCCGCGGGGTTCGCGGGTCGATCGTCGTCGGCATCCTCGGGACGACCGTCGCTGGCTACGCCGCCGCGGCGCTAGGATACACCGCCTACAACCCCGAGAACGTCGCCGGCGCCTCGATCGCGACGGACATCTTCCTCACCGGCTCGACGACGACGTACAGCCTCGCGGCGTACGACATCCGGCCGCTCGCGGGCGCGTTCGTCTCCGGCTTCGCGAACGTCGACGCGTTCACGTTCGCGCTGATCGTGTTCACGTTCTTCTTCGTCGACTTCTTCGACACCGCGGGGACGTTGGTCGGCGTCGGGCAGGCGGCGGGCTTTCTCGACGACGACGGGAACCTCCCCGACATCGACAAGCCGCTGATGGCCGACGCGGTCGGCACCACCGTCGGCGGGATGCTCGGCACCTCGACGGTGACGACGTACATCGAGTCCGCGACCGGCGTCGAGGAGGGCGGCCGCACCGGCCTGACGGCGCTGACCGTCGCCGGACTGTTCGTGCTCTCGTTGGCGTTCGTCCCGATCGCCGCGGGGATTCCTGAGTACGCCTCCCACATCGCGCTGGTGGTCATCGGCGTCGTGATGCTCGGCAACGCTGTCGAGGTCGCGTGGGACGATCTCACCTACGCGATCCCGGCCGGGATGACGATCATGGTGATGCCGTTTACCTTCTCGATCGCGTACGGGATCGCCGCGGGGATCGTCTCCTACCCCATCGTGAAGCTCGCCGCCGGCGAACGGAAAGAGATCCACGTCGGCCAGTGGCTGCTCGCGGGCGCGTTCGTGGTCTACTTCGCGGTGCGGACCAGCGGCGTGATGTAG
- a CDS encoding phosphoribosyltransferase family protein: MNRAEKAALQLRAVAVLRTLKRSRTYDELAELTGLPAGDLNRYVNGHVLPGIERARETVESVGREALAEELESRITVDDEGYVDNSAAVFDQSFLDLVAPVAAESFAFDRPDVVLTAATDGITLGAAMASYFDADIVYAKKRKETAVEEFVESRQRLASGIELTYYLPADAVSAGDTVLVVDDLIRSGETQELLLDIVKQVGATVGGVFTLIAVGDEGMDRAREITDAPVGALTTFDDR, encoded by the coding sequence ATGAACCGTGCAGAGAAGGCGGCCCTGCAGCTACGGGCCGTCGCCGTTCTGCGGACGCTGAAGCGCAGTCGAACGTACGACGAGCTCGCCGAGCTCACCGGCCTGCCGGCGGGGGATCTGAACCGCTACGTCAACGGGCACGTCCTGCCCGGCATCGAGCGTGCCCGCGAGACCGTCGAGAGCGTCGGTCGGGAGGCGCTGGCCGAGGAGCTGGAGTCCCGGATCACCGTCGACGACGAGGGGTACGTCGACAACAGCGCCGCCGTGTTCGACCAGTCGTTCCTCGACCTCGTCGCGCCCGTCGCCGCCGAGTCGTTCGCGTTCGACCGCCCGGACGTGGTGCTGACCGCCGCGACCGACGGGATCACGCTGGGCGCCGCGATGGCCTCCTACTTCGACGCCGACATCGTCTACGCGAAGAAACGCAAGGAGACCGCCGTCGAGGAGTTCGTCGAGTCCCGCCAACGACTCGCGTCGGGGATCGAGCTCACCTACTACCTCCCCGCCGACGCCGTCTCGGCGGGCGACACCGTGCTCGTCGTCGACGACCTGATCCGCTCGGGCGAGACGCAGGAACTCCTGCTCGACATCGTGAAGCAGGTCGGCGCGACCGTCGGCGGCGTGTTCACCCTGATCGCCGTCGGCGACGAGGGGATGGACCGCGCCCGCGAGATCACCGACGCGCCCGTGGGCGCGCTGACGACGTTCGACGACCGCTGA
- a CDS encoding aryl-sulfate sulfotransferase gives MQRSLPSRLWLVRGVALLLVLSLLAPAAGAALGVGGDEEAGAVSELEAGTMAQPANDSTVIGIQGYHFQGEGNAKKPARVVSTSGNGTTEWVYEDMIGARWFYDVDPMENGNLLVVSTNPDGTNVYELDPETKERVWEETLPYHDTHDIDVYNDTHLAIANMRNWNESCACSDDRAVLYDRVDGEVDWEWTFRNHYPNSTDGGFAKDWTHVNDVEVIRNGSELLLSPRNFDQVIAVNIESKEITERLGEDGDHSTLYEQHNPDWLTTEGGDPTILVADSENDRVIEYTKNDDGEWEHVWSAGSSASLSWPRDADRLPNGNTLIVDSMNHRVIEVTPQGEIVWEYFATWGPYDAERIGTGDESNGPTMRDQGVSGHKAIYGSAGGLSATFSSWLAANAQGTIVEGPVTEFAGLWGRLAPWFQPVWLDSWEFTGVVGAVLILFGWGLSEAVRERDRIADAARSLRQQVV, from the coding sequence ATGCAACGCAGTCTCCCATCCCGCCTCTGGCTCGTCCGCGGGGTGGCGCTTCTGTTGGTTCTCTCGCTGCTCGCGCCCGCTGCGGGCGCCGCCCTCGGCGTCGGCGGTGACGAGGAGGCCGGCGCCGTAAGCGAACTCGAAGCCGGCACGATGGCACAGCCGGCGAACGACTCCACCGTGATCGGGATTCAGGGCTACCACTTCCAGGGCGAGGGCAACGCCAAGAAGCCCGCCCGGGTCGTGTCGACCAGCGGCAACGGGACGACCGAGTGGGTGTACGAGGACATGATCGGCGCACGCTGGTTCTACGACGTGGACCCGATGGAGAACGGGAACCTGCTCGTGGTCTCGACCAACCCCGACGGGACGAACGTCTACGAACTCGACCCCGAGACCAAGGAGCGCGTCTGGGAGGAGACGCTCCCCTACCACGACACCCACGACATCGACGTGTACAACGACACCCACCTCGCCATCGCCAACATGCGCAACTGGAACGAGTCCTGTGCGTGCTCGGACGACCGCGCGGTGCTGTACGACCGCGTCGACGGCGAGGTCGACTGGGAGTGGACGTTCCGCAACCACTACCCCAACAGCACGGACGGCGGCTTCGCGAAAGACTGGACCCACGTCAACGACGTGGAGGTGATCCGCAACGGCAGCGAACTGCTGCTCTCGCCGCGGAACTTCGATCAGGTGATCGCCGTGAACATCGAGTCCAAGGAGATAACCGAACGCCTCGGCGAGGACGGCGATCACTCGACGCTGTATGAGCAGCACAACCCCGACTGGCTCACCACCGAGGGCGGCGACCCGACGATCCTCGTCGCCGACAGCGAGAACGACCGCGTGATCGAGTACACGAAGAACGACGACGGCGAGTGGGAGCACGTCTGGAGCGCGGGCTCCTCGGCGTCGCTCTCCTGGCCGCGGGACGCAGACCGGCTCCCCAACGGCAACACGCTGATCGTCGACTCGATGAACCACCGCGTGATCGAGGTCACCCCGCAGGGTGAGATCGTCTGGGAGTACTTCGCCACGTGGGGTCCCTACGACGCCGAGCGCATCGGCACGGGCGACGAGTCCAACGGCCCGACGATGCGCGATCAGGGCGTGAGCGGTCACAAGGCGATCTACGGCTCCGCCGGCGGGCTCTCGGCGACGTTCTCCTCGTGGCTCGCGGCGAACGCGCAGGGGACGATCGTCGAGGGCCCCGTCACCGAGTTCGCGGGACTCTGGGGGCGGTTGGCGCCGTGGTTCCAGCCGGTCTGGCTCGACTCCTGGGAGTTCACCGGC